From Nymphaea colorata isolate Beijing-Zhang1983 chromosome 6, ASM883128v2, whole genome shotgun sequence, a single genomic window includes:
- the LOC116256465 gene encoding probable protein phosphatase 2C 6 isoform X1: protein MGEGKRSDGRQNPPESDGKPASDPPSPAALATSDDDTGGSRTESSSFFGSDDSRCTSSSGDMLGVLATDTEQLRLLQMSDVGAAAEEEKVAEEEEAPAVVVRKKCIGRSGSVSWGSSSMVGRRSEMEDDIAAGPAFLSISCEDFGGCTAAGSPAAVEPSPIFFFGVYDGHGGAQVAKYCGSRLHEALAEQWGRRTETAGHEGSNWKMRWEEALDRGFKRVDGELAGEFDEGGPIAPEIIGSTAVVVLVSRCQIVASNCGDSRAVLCRGGQAIPLTSDHKPNRADELARIEAAGGRVINWYGPRVNGVLAMSRAIGDRYFRPCIIPDPEVTFTERSADDDCLIVASDGLWDVLSNDEVCRIARLGLRRLKHCSAPADGPSPTQAVADHLTSLAYQRSSCDNISVIVVDLKARRTRRRQADPSSAA from the exons ATGGGCGAGGGGAAACGCTCGGACGGCAGGCAGAACCCGCCCGAGAGCGACGGGAAACCAGCGAGCGACCCGCCGTCTCCGGCTGCATTGGCAACCAGCGACGATGACACTGGAGGTTCTAGGACGGAGTCGAGCTCCTTCTTTGGCTCCGACGACAGCCGTTGCACCAGCAGCTCCGGCGACATGCTCGGCGTCCTCGCGACCGACACGGAGCAACTGCGGCTGCTCCAGATGTCCGACGTCGGCGCGGCCGCGGAGGAAGAGAAGGTGGCGGAGGAAGAGGAGGCGCCCGCTGTGGTGGTCAGGAAGAAGTGTATCGGACGGAGCGGCTCCGTCTCTTGGGGTTCGTCGTCGATGGTGGGACGGAGGTCGGAGATGGAGGACGACATCGCGGCCGGACCGGCGTTCCTCAGCATCTCGTGCGAAGATTTCGGGGGGTGCACGGCTGCTGGATCGCCGGCGGCAGTCGAGCCCTCGcccatcttcttcttcggcGTATACGACGGCCACGGCGGCGCACAG GTTGCGAAATATTGCGGGTCGAGGCTTCACGAAGCTTTGGCGGAGCAGTGGGGACGGAGGACGGAGACGGCCGGACACGAGGGCAGTAATTGGAAGATGAGATGGGAGGAGGCTCTCGACAGAGGCTTCAAGCGGGTGGACGGGGAACTCGCCGGTGAGTTCGACGAGGGCGGGCCGATTGCGCCTGAAATAATCGGATCGACGGCCGTCGTCGTTTTGGTGTCCCGGTGTCAGATCGTCGCATCGAATTGTGGCGATTCCCGGGCGGTCCTCTGCCGTGGCGGTCAGGCTATCCCTCTCACTTCCGACCACAAG cctaATAGAGCAGACGAGCTCGCCAGGATCGAAGCGGCCGGAGGAAGAGTGATAAATTGGTACGGACCAAGGGTTAACGGAGTTTTAGCGATGTCGAGAGCTATAG GAGATCGTTACTTCAGACCCTGCATCATACCTGATCCGGAAGTCACGTTCACAGAGCGGTCGGCGGACGACGACTGCTTGATCGTGGCGAGCGACGGCCTCTGGGACGTACTCTCGAACGACGAGGTGTGTCGAATCGCCAGACTAGGCCTCCGCCGGCTAAAACACTGCTCCGCCCCGGCGGACGGGCCCTCGCCGACGCAGGCCGTCGCCGATCACTTAACCAGCCTCGCCTATCAGCGCAGCTCGTGTGACAACATCTCCGTCATCGTCGTCGACCTGAAAGCCAGGAGAACCCGGAGAAGACAAGCCGATCCGTCGTCCGCCGCCTGA
- the LOC116256465 gene encoding probable protein phosphatase 2C 6 isoform X2 — translation MGEGKRSDGRQNPPESDGKPASDPPSPAALATSDDDTGGSRTESSSFFGSDDSRCTSSSGDMLGVLATDTEQLRLLQMSDVGAAAEEEKVAEEEEAPAVVVRKKCIGRSGSVSWGSSSMVGRRSEMEDDIAAGPAFLSISCEDFGGCTAAGSPAAVEPSPIFFFGVYDGHGGAQVAKYCGSRLHEALAEQWGRRTETAGHEGSNWKMRWEEALDRGFKRVDGELAGEFDEGGPIAPEIIGSTAVVVLVSRCQIVASNCGDSRAVLCRGGQAIPLTSDHKPNRADELARIEAAGGRVINWRSLLQTLHHT, via the exons ATGGGCGAGGGGAAACGCTCGGACGGCAGGCAGAACCCGCCCGAGAGCGACGGGAAACCAGCGAGCGACCCGCCGTCTCCGGCTGCATTGGCAACCAGCGACGATGACACTGGAGGTTCTAGGACGGAGTCGAGCTCCTTCTTTGGCTCCGACGACAGCCGTTGCACCAGCAGCTCCGGCGACATGCTCGGCGTCCTCGCGACCGACACGGAGCAACTGCGGCTGCTCCAGATGTCCGACGTCGGCGCGGCCGCGGAGGAAGAGAAGGTGGCGGAGGAAGAGGAGGCGCCCGCTGTGGTGGTCAGGAAGAAGTGTATCGGACGGAGCGGCTCCGTCTCTTGGGGTTCGTCGTCGATGGTGGGACGGAGGTCGGAGATGGAGGACGACATCGCGGCCGGACCGGCGTTCCTCAGCATCTCGTGCGAAGATTTCGGGGGGTGCACGGCTGCTGGATCGCCGGCGGCAGTCGAGCCCTCGcccatcttcttcttcggcGTATACGACGGCCACGGCGGCGCACAG GTTGCGAAATATTGCGGGTCGAGGCTTCACGAAGCTTTGGCGGAGCAGTGGGGACGGAGGACGGAGACGGCCGGACACGAGGGCAGTAATTGGAAGATGAGATGGGAGGAGGCTCTCGACAGAGGCTTCAAGCGGGTGGACGGGGAACTCGCCGGTGAGTTCGACGAGGGCGGGCCGATTGCGCCTGAAATAATCGGATCGACGGCCGTCGTCGTTTTGGTGTCCCGGTGTCAGATCGTCGCATCGAATTGTGGCGATTCCCGGGCGGTCCTCTGCCGTGGCGGTCAGGCTATCCCTCTCACTTCCGACCACAAG cctaATAGAGCAGACGAGCTCGCCAGGATCGAAGCGGCCGGAGGAAGAGTGATAAATTG GAGATCGTTACTTCAGACCCTGCATCATACCTGA